The following are encoded together in the Flavihumibacter fluvii genome:
- a CDS encoding TolC family protein codes for MIIFNKPQIMFGPLQKNISLPLRKRYVTNTIVFSLLVFQADSQVLTLKDAVSTAIENYGTIKAKSDYVKASQVLVKESSDQHLPEFSLGLQNVYGTANGVFGPAYPGKVLGASSSGPFFLEQNWNSAFGALYLANVNWDVFTFGKVRESVKVAKAQVMRETQNLEQEKFQHEIRVAGAYLNLLAAQRLRISQQKNLDRANEIRSVVVARTKNGLIAGVDSSLANAEVSNAKIALTNALDVEKEQASRLAQLMGVPNREFNLDTLFLNRLPASLFDSTAQASEHPVLKYFQSRIDVSRQQEISFDRLKFPVVSLFGVIQSRGTGFGESYSALNPKDYNHDYWSGIKPARSNYVVGVGIFWNLVNPIKVAHQVAAQQFTSQGLKNEYEVVSQQLQSQQILADEKIKHALSNYQEAPVQIKAASDAYLQKTVMYTNGLANIVDITQALYTLNRAETDREIANNNVWQALLYKAAASGDFTLFVNEFQ; via the coding sequence ATGATCATATTCAATAAGCCACAAATTATGTTTGGTCCCCTGCAGAAAAATATTTCACTACCACTGCGCAAGCGGTATGTTACCAATACTATTGTCTTTTCATTATTGGTATTCCAGGCCGATAGCCAGGTCTTAACCTTAAAGGATGCCGTCTCCACTGCCATCGAAAATTATGGTACCATCAAAGCAAAGTCAGATTACGTTAAGGCATCACAGGTCCTGGTAAAAGAAAGTTCAGACCAACATTTACCCGAGTTCAGCCTGGGCCTGCAAAATGTATATGGCACGGCCAATGGGGTGTTTGGGCCGGCCTATCCGGGGAAAGTATTAGGCGCTTCATCATCGGGGCCTTTCTTCCTGGAACAAAACTGGAACTCCGCATTTGGAGCATTATACCTGGCGAACGTCAACTGGGATGTGTTCACATTTGGCAAGGTGCGTGAAAGTGTAAAAGTGGCGAAAGCGCAGGTGATGCGGGAAACACAAAACCTGGAACAGGAAAAGTTCCAGCACGAGATAAGGGTGGCAGGGGCTTATTTGAATTTACTGGCAGCACAACGTTTACGGATATCCCAGCAAAAAAACCTCGACCGGGCCAATGAGATCCGATCAGTAGTAGTAGCCCGAACCAAAAACGGGTTAATTGCGGGGGTAGACTCTTCGCTGGCCAATGCAGAAGTATCCAATGCGAAGATCGCACTCACGAATGCCCTGGATGTAGAAAAGGAACAGGCCAGCAGACTGGCCCAATTAATGGGTGTGCCTAACCGGGAGTTTAATTTAGATACACTGTTTTTAAACAGGCTGCCGGCATCACTATTTGATTCCACAGCCCAGGCCAGTGAACACCCGGTATTAAAATATTTTCAAAGCCGCATTGACGTAAGCAGGCAACAGGAAATTTCCTTTGACCGGTTAAAATTCCCGGTAGTTTCCTTATTTGGTGTAATCCAGAGCAGGGGCACCGGTTTTGGAGAAAGTTACAGCGCCCTTAACCCAAAAGATTACAACCACGATTATTGGAGTGGTATTAAGCCTGCACGCAGCAATTACGTTGTTGGCGTGGGCATATTCTGGAACCTGGTCAATCCTATAAAAGTGGCCCACCAGGTGGCCGCGCAGCAGTTTACCTCCCAGGGCTTAAAAAATGAATATGAGGTGGTAAGCCAGCAACTGCAATCACAGCAGATACTGGCCGATGAAAAAATCAAACACGCCTTATCAAATTACCAGGAAGCCCCGGTTCAGATCAAAGCAGCATCGGATGCTTACCTGCAAAAAACAGTAATGTACACCAATGGCCTCGCCAACATAGTCGATATCACACAGGCCCTGTATACCCTGAACAGGGCAGAGACCGATCGTGAGATCGCGAATAACAATGTCTGGCAGGCCTTATTGTACAAAGCAGCAGCAAGCGGAGATTTTACTTTGTTTGTCAATGAATTCCAATAG
- a CDS encoding efflux RND transporter permease subunit, with protein MGLIRSALRKPISILVVVIGLFFFGINAVRNIKIDIFPNLDLPVIYISHPYGGFTPSQMEAYFAKNYVSLLLYVSGVKNIETRNIQGVTLIKLTFYQGTNMAQAAAEVSAFTNRAQAIFPPGSQPPFILRFDASTLPIGQLVLSSPKRSNNELMDLANIYVRASFTSIPGLVSPAPFGGNIRTIVIKVDPELLRVHNLTPDQVVEAMRLNNQSTPAGNVRIGDFNYLTPANTTIKNVKDFGDIPIYKGSVQNVYLRDIATVEDAADVTVGYALINGKRSIYLPITKSADASTWEVVQNLKKAIPRFQSLLPEDVKLSYEFDQSVYVINAVKSLITEGIIGAILTGLMVLLFLGDRRGALIVVLTIPASIISGVLFLYLFDQTINIMTLSGLALAIGILVDESTVTIENIHQHLAMGKPKALAIWDACKEIAFPKLLILLCILAVFAPAFTMTGIPGALFLPLAMAIAFSMVTSYLLSQTFVPIMANWLMKGHHHISPADGHILTDKEEFSRLGLSAAEEQDTWEQKKKLLAKESGSGKLSRFDAFRNRFLRFLDRIFPYKKPVVVLYVLMSCGVVAILFKNIGRDVLPKTNAGQFQVRLRAPDGTRLERTEVKTIKALHILEELVGKENISVTSAYVGQHPGQFSTSPIYLFMSGPQEAVMQVALKEEYKEPLDSVKERFRKKVKAEIPDLRVSFEPIELTDKILSQGSPTPIEVRITGKDKKLNEQYANKVIGKLNQIAYLRDVQLAQAIKYPAIEIDIDRTRAAQLGVTVSDISRSLIAATSSSRYTEKNVWIDPRSNQSYAVQVEVPENKMSSENDIREIPVMSNQARPVLGDVADTKPVTMYGENDNSGTIPFLSVTANINGRDLGTATADVKKAIQSLGELPRGLTVETKGLTEVLTDTLNSLQTGLLTAVVVIFLMLAANFQSFKVSLVVLSTIPAVLLGSLGMLMLTGSTLNLQSYMGMIMSVGVSIANAVLLITNAEHLRLHNGNALLSAKESAALRIRPILMTSVAMVMGMIPMASGFGEGGDQAAPLGRAVIGGLIASTFAALIILPLVFAWVQDKTTTTSVSLDPEDENSTHYIPALQHKA; from the coding sequence ATGGGTCTTATAAGAAGCGCATTAAGAAAGCCAATTTCCATATTGGTGGTTGTAATCGGCTTATTCTTTTTTGGCATTAACGCCGTAAGGAATATTAAGATTGATATCTTCCCGAACCTGGATTTGCCGGTCATCTATATTTCACACCCCTATGGTGGCTTTACCCCATCCCAAATGGAAGCGTATTTTGCCAAGAATTATGTGAGCTTGTTGTTGTATGTATCGGGTGTAAAAAATATTGAAACCAGGAATATCCAGGGAGTCACTTTAATCAAACTCACCTTTTACCAGGGCACAAATATGGCCCAGGCTGCGGCTGAAGTATCTGCTTTCACCAATCGGGCACAGGCGATTTTCCCGCCTGGATCCCAGCCGCCGTTTATATTACGTTTTGATGCTTCCACCTTGCCGATCGGACAGCTGGTACTCAGTAGTCCCAAGCGATCCAATAATGAACTGATGGACCTCGCCAATATTTATGTACGGGCTTCTTTCACCTCCATACCCGGATTAGTATCCCCGGCACCTTTTGGTGGAAACATCAGGACCATCGTCATCAAGGTAGACCCGGAATTATTACGGGTGCACAACCTTACACCCGACCAGGTCGTGGAAGCCATGCGCTTGAATAACCAGTCCACCCCTGCCGGAAATGTACGAATAGGTGATTTCAACTATTTAACCCCCGCCAATACCACCATTAAAAATGTAAAAGACTTTGGTGACATCCCGATTTATAAAGGGAGTGTCCAGAATGTGTATTTGCGCGACATCGCAACTGTTGAAGATGCAGCAGATGTGACCGTTGGTTATGCATTGATCAATGGCAAACGGTCCATCTACCTCCCCATTACCAAATCTGCTGATGCCTCAACCTGGGAAGTGGTCCAGAACCTGAAAAAAGCCATTCCGCGTTTTCAAAGTTTACTACCGGAAGATGTGAAACTCTCTTATGAATTTGACCAGTCCGTATATGTGATCAATGCCGTAAAAAGTTTAATCACCGAAGGTATTATTGGTGCTATCCTGACCGGCCTGATGGTGCTGCTGTTTTTAGGGGACAGGCGCGGGGCGCTGATCGTCGTTTTAACCATACCCGCATCCATCATTTCCGGTGTATTGTTCCTGTACCTGTTCGACCAAACCATTAATATCATGACGCTGAGCGGGCTGGCGCTCGCCATTGGTATACTGGTGGATGAATCTACGGTGACCATAGAAAACATCCACCAGCATTTAGCCATGGGCAAACCAAAAGCATTGGCGATATGGGATGCCTGTAAAGAGATTGCCTTCCCAAAGCTGCTGATCCTGCTTTGTATCCTGGCTGTATTTGCACCAGCATTTACTATGACCGGGATACCAGGAGCCTTGTTCCTGCCATTAGCCATGGCAATCGCTTTTTCCATGGTCACCTCCTATTTATTGTCCCAGACCTTCGTTCCCATCATGGCCAATTGGCTGATGAAAGGCCATCACCATATATCGCCTGCCGACGGGCATATATTAACCGATAAAGAGGAATTTTCCAGGCTGGGACTTTCCGCAGCAGAAGAGCAGGATACCTGGGAGCAGAAAAAGAAATTGCTGGCCAAAGAATCGGGCAGTGGCAAGCTAAGCCGGTTTGATGCCTTCAGGAATCGTTTCCTGCGTTTCCTGGACCGCATCTTCCCTTATAAAAAACCCGTCGTTGTCCTTTATGTGCTAATGAGCTGTGGCGTTGTAGCCATATTATTCAAAAATATAGGGCGTGATGTATTACCGAAAACAAATGCCGGCCAGTTCCAGGTGCGGCTTCGTGCCCCTGATGGCACCCGGCTGGAAAGGACCGAGGTCAAAACGATCAAGGCCTTGCATATCCTGGAAGAGCTTGTGGGAAAAGAAAACATCAGTGTGACATCTGCGTATGTTGGCCAGCACCCCGGACAATTTTCAACCAGCCCGATTTACCTGTTTATGAGCGGCCCCCAGGAAGCGGTGATGCAGGTCGCTTTGAAAGAAGAATATAAAGAGCCTTTGGATTCGGTCAAAGAAAGGTTCCGGAAGAAAGTGAAAGCCGAGATACCAGATTTGCGGGTTTCCTTTGAACCGATTGAGCTGACAGATAAAATCCTCAGCCAGGGATCGCCAACACCCATTGAAGTCCGCATCACGGGGAAGGACAAAAAACTCAACGAGCAGTATGCCAATAAGGTGATCGGCAAATTAAACCAGATCGCTTACCTGCGGGATGTGCAGCTGGCCCAGGCCATAAAATACCCGGCCATAGAAATTGATATAGACAGGACCAGGGCCGCACAATTGGGTGTAACCGTATCAGATATTTCACGGTCATTAATCGCCGCAACTTCATCCTCCCGCTATACGGAGAAAAATGTATGGATCGACCCCAGGAGCAACCAAAGTTATGCCGTGCAGGTAGAGGTACCCGAAAACAAGATGTCCAGCGAAAACGATATCCGGGAAATACCGGTGATGAGCAACCAGGCCCGGCCCGTATTGGGAGATGTGGCCGATACAAAACCCGTCACCATGTACGGTGAGAACGACAATTCAGGCACTATCCCCTTCCTATCCGTGACTGCGAATATAAATGGCAGGGACCTTGGCACAGCCACGGCAGATGTAAAAAAAGCGATTCAGTCATTAGGTGAATTACCCCGTGGGTTAACCGTCGAAACAAAGGGATTGACTGAAGTATTAACCGATACTTTAAACAGTCTTCAAACAGGATTACTTACTGCAGTAGTAGTGATCTTCCTGATGCTGGCGGCAAATTTCCAGTCCTTTAAAGTATCCCTGGTCGTATTGTCCACCATACCAGCCGTGCTGCTTGGATCACTCGGCATGCTGATGCTTACGGGATCAACACTCAACCTGCAATCGTATATGGGCATGATCATGTCGGTAGGTGTATCCATTGCCAATGCGGTATTGCTGATTACGAATGCAGAGCACCTGCGTTTGCACAATGGCAATGCCCTGCTTAGCGCGAAAGAGTCCGCCGCATTACGGATACGACCCATTTTGATGACCAGTGTGGCCATGGTGATGGGCATGATACCCATGGCATCAGGCTTTGGGGAAGGCGGCGACCAGGCCGCGCCATTAGGGCGGGCGGTGATCGGCGGGTTGATTGCATCCACCTTTGCCGCTTTGATCATACTACCGTTGGTATTCGCCTGGGTACAGGACAAAACCACCACCACATCAGTATCACTCGATCCGGAAGATGAGAACAGCACACATTATATCCCTGCATTACAACACAAAGCATAA
- a CDS encoding multidrug effflux MFS transporter, whose protein sequence is MKNNTGKKSFYLILILGLLTAIGPFSIDMYLPAFPDIARGLNTTVAKVMLSLSSFFIGISAGQLLYGPLLERYGRKKPLYAGLIIYLIASVGCAMATTVNGLILFRFLQALGGCVGMVAARAMVRDLFEVKENAKIFSLLMLVVAVSPIIAPTLGGYVTAAFGWRYVFVMLILVALIIITAIYFLLPESKQPDPNFSLKPKPIIDSFMGIIRHPQFYTYSLTGAIASAGLYAYISGSPHVFMEIFKVSERQYGWIFALIAMGLIGSAQINTVLLKNYTSEQIIKAALSSQCIIGVILAGITYAGWGDLFVTIFLIFIFLCCQGFIFPNSSALSLAPFGHNAGSASALLGAMQMFIGASASALVSILQNYFSPMTAVMAFCALAALSVLTLGRKIIVQRASTEAVEEEDVEMISTL, encoded by the coding sequence ATGAAAAACAATACCGGGAAAAAAAGTTTCTACCTCATTCTGATACTGGGCCTGCTCACCGCCATCGGACCATTTTCCATTGACATGTACCTGCCGGCATTCCCGGATATTGCAAGAGGACTGAACACAACGGTTGCGAAGGTAATGTTATCACTATCCAGTTTCTTTATCGGCATTTCCGCCGGGCAATTACTTTATGGACCGTTACTGGAAAGATATGGCAGGAAAAAACCATTATATGCAGGATTAATTATTTATCTCATTGCATCAGTAGGTTGTGCCATGGCAACTACTGTAAATGGATTGATCCTGTTCAGGTTCCTGCAGGCATTAGGTGGCTGTGTAGGGATGGTGGCCGCAAGAGCTATGGTGCGGGACTTATTTGAAGTGAAGGAAAATGCCAAAATATTTTCCCTGTTGATGCTGGTAGTGGCTGTGTCACCGATCATTGCACCAACATTAGGCGGCTATGTTACTGCCGCATTTGGTTGGCGTTATGTATTTGTAATGCTTATTCTTGTAGCGCTCATCATCATTACGGCTATATATTTTTTATTGCCGGAAAGCAAGCAACCCGATCCAAATTTTTCACTGAAGCCAAAACCCATCATCGATAGTTTTATGGGCATCATCAGGCACCCACAGTTTTACACCTATTCACTGACCGGTGCGATTGCCTCCGCCGGGTTATATGCTTATATCAGCGGATCGCCCCATGTATTTATGGAAATATTCAAGGTAAGTGAGCGGCAATATGGATGGATATTTGCCTTGATTGCCATGGGCCTGATCGGGTCCGCACAGATCAATACGGTGTTACTAAAAAATTATACCAGTGAACAAATTATTAAAGCAGCATTAAGCAGCCAATGTATTATCGGGGTGATTTTGGCTGGCATAACGTATGCAGGCTGGGGTGACCTGTTTGTTACCATCTTTCTCATATTTATATTTTTGTGCTGCCAGGGTTTTATTTTTCCCAATTCTTCAGCCCTTTCATTAGCGCCATTTGGCCATAATGCAGGAAGTGCCTCTGCACTGCTGGGCGCCATGCAAATGTTCATAGGCGCCAGCGCATCTGCCTTGGTCAGCATATTACAAAACTATTTCTCGCCTATGACTGCAGTTATGGCTTTTTGCGCCCTGGCTGCCTTATCTGTTCTGACTTTGGGAAGGAAAATAATTGTCCAGCGCGCCAGCACAGAAGCCGTGGAAGAAGAAGACGTGGAGATGATCAGCACACTTTGA
- a CDS encoding efflux RND transporter periplasmic adaptor subunit — translation MNSSLHTNTKVRMIIVYSLTLAVLTGGCRTEDKPQQKNPETEQPADIQTTEIFALQKGRLTSSLQIPGELMAFQQVDLYAKENSFVKKLYADVGSEVKEGQLLVTMEAPELGSQLAGASSNIQSREAIYTASKASYDRLLATSQTPGTVSPIDLEQAAARKSSDFSQLQAARDAYQQIAEMQKYLQIKAPFSGVITARNVNPGAYVGPSGKGSELPLFTLKEQKKLRLVISVPEAYTSYLHTNNEVSFTVKALPDQQFTARVKRLAGAIDNRLHAQRIEMDVVNNDKKLLPGMVAEVSLPLPAADSTFIVPKSAVVNTAENIFVIRVADHKAEWVTVKPGREEHGNIEIYGRLNQGDLLLKTATEEIRNGSELKNVGKIAE, via the coding sequence ATGAACTCCAGCTTACATACAAACACAAAGGTCAGGATGATCATCGTATATAGTTTAACGTTAGCCGTTTTGACAGGCGGCTGTCGTACTGAAGACAAGCCGCAACAAAAAAATCCGGAAACGGAACAACCAGCCGATATACAAACCACAGAAATATTTGCCCTTCAAAAAGGCCGGCTGACGTCTTCGTTACAAATTCCCGGGGAGTTGATGGCTTTCCAGCAGGTGGACCTTTACGCCAAGGAAAACAGCTTTGTAAAAAAATTGTATGCTGATGTGGGGTCAGAAGTAAAAGAAGGCCAGTTGCTTGTTACGATGGAAGCACCGGAACTCGGTTCACAATTAGCCGGTGCCTCATCAAATATTCAATCCCGTGAAGCCATTTATACCGCCAGTAAAGCCAGCTATGATCGTTTACTGGCCACCAGCCAGACTCCCGGCACCGTCTCCCCTATCGATCTTGAACAGGCCGCTGCCCGGAAAAGCTCGGATTTCTCCCAACTGCAGGCAGCAAGGGATGCTTACCAGCAAATTGCAGAAATGCAAAAGTACCTGCAGATAAAAGCGCCATTCAGTGGAGTTATCACGGCCAGGAATGTAAATCCGGGTGCCTATGTAGGGCCTTCGGGAAAAGGTTCCGAGCTGCCATTGTTCACCCTCAAAGAGCAGAAAAAACTTCGCCTGGTGATCTCGGTTCCTGAGGCTTACACGAGTTACCTCCATACAAATAATGAAGTAAGCTTTACGGTAAAGGCACTGCCAGACCAGCAATTCACCGCCCGGGTTAAAAGATTGGCCGGAGCAATAGATAACAGGTTACATGCACAAAGAATTGAGATGGATGTGGTGAACAATGACAAGAAATTATTACCGGGCATGGTGGCTGAAGTAAGCCTGCCCCTTCCGGCTGCAGACAGTACTTTTATTGTACCAAAATCAGCCGTCGTTAATACTGCAGAAAATATATTTGTTATACGGGTTGCAGATCATAAGGCGGAATGGGTCACTGTAAAGCCAGGCCGGGAAGAGCATGGCAATATTGAAATCTATGGCAGGCTAAACCAGGGCGACCTGCTGTTGAAAACTGCCACTGAAGAAATTAGGAACGGGAGTGAATTGAAGAATGTCGGGAAAATTGCAGAATAA
- a CDS encoding helix-turn-helix domain-containing protein gives MNSVNLWEMGKVETIEEFYRKKFDWIPDNLRKEIGHFNVFKLDPFVGDKAQPVPYKRRDYFKIMLVIGNSEVHFADQVVEVKNQALTFSNPEIPYKWEHLDKIRSGVFCIFNPHFFHKYGNLQEYSVFQPGGTHIFELTDEQVDQVNTMYQRMFQEINSDYIHKYDVLRTLVFELIHFAMKMQPSAKFDKQPINASKRISTLFLELLERQFPIDDNHQSVKLRSAADFANQLNIHVNHLNRAVKDTTGKTTTQIIAERILQEAKILLKHSAWSVSEIAYALGFTEVTHFNNFFKKHAQLSPLKFRSV, from the coding sequence ATGAACTCAGTAAATTTATGGGAAATGGGTAAGGTAGAAACAATAGAGGAATTTTACAGGAAAAAATTCGATTGGATACCAGATAACCTCCGAAAAGAGATCGGCCATTTCAATGTATTTAAACTGGATCCCTTTGTTGGAGACAAGGCCCAGCCTGTACCCTATAAACGTCGCGACTATTTTAAGATCATGCTGGTGATCGGCAACAGTGAGGTCCACTTTGCCGACCAGGTAGTTGAAGTTAAAAACCAGGCTCTAACTTTTTCAAATCCCGAGATACCTTATAAATGGGAACACCTGGATAAAATAAGGAGTGGTGTATTTTGCATATTTAACCCGCATTTCTTCCACAAGTATGGGAACTTACAGGAATACAGCGTATTCCAACCCGGGGGTACCCATATATTTGAATTAACAGATGAACAGGTTGACCAGGTTAACACCATGTACCAACGCATGTTCCAGGAAATCAATTCAGATTATATCCACAAATATGATGTATTGCGTACCCTTGTATTTGAACTGATCCATTTTGCCATGAAGATGCAGCCATCGGCAAAATTTGACAAGCAACCCATCAATGCATCTAAAAGGATCTCCACCTTATTCCTTGAATTACTTGAACGCCAGTTCCCTATTGACGATAACCACCAAAGCGTTAAACTGCGTTCGGCTGCTGATTTCGCCAACCAGTTAAACATCCATGTGAACCACCTGAACAGGGCGGTAAAAGACACAACCGGAAAAACCACCACCCAGATCATTGCTGAACGGATCCTGCAGGAAGCTAAGATCTTACTGAAGCACAGTGCCTGGTCGGTGTCTGAAATTGCGTATGCCCTGGGCTTTACAGAGGTCACCCATTTCAACAATTTCTTTAAAAAGCATGCCCAGCTAAGTCCGCTGAAATTCAGGAGTGTTTGA